A genomic segment from Leptolyngbya boryana PCC 6306 encodes:
- the hetZ gene encoding heterocyst differentiation protein HetZ: MDAILQLLLGELKQATHASERNCQEVADRLTQEVVRICSESKRIQASGEIQTWATTLAKHRLQQCLSYYKLGSRRGRAELHSNLSAVIYRYITPPQTQSSYQARLVLIEDFLQGFYMEALNAFRRESQLGAEYTPKTTLELAEYMAFTERYGKRRIPLPGHRNQQLIILRAQTFSQQQPIETLVDLEQAAEGSMSESENPWNMASIQQVREQMVAQEPELAEDTLRQSVVKELIAYLEERKQHDCIDYFTLRLQDLPANEIEAILGLTPRQRDYLQQRFKYHLIRFSFSHHWELVHQWLEADLERNLGLSNRQWKLLHQRATNSQAELLHLKQQKLPESTIAQRLGCTVNQVQKQWFKLLEQAWEIRNDQDSGGTLSADE; encoded by the coding sequence GTGGATGCGATTCTTCAGCTATTACTAGGCGAACTGAAACAAGCAACCCATGCCTCTGAGCGCAATTGTCAAGAAGTCGCCGATCGACTCACCCAAGAAGTCGTCCGAATTTGCTCCGAGAGCAAACGGATTCAAGCTTCCGGCGAAATTCAAACCTGGGCAACGACTCTTGCCAAGCATCGCCTTCAACAATGTCTGTCCTATTACAAATTAGGGTCGCGTCGTGGTCGCGCTGAGCTTCACAGCAATTTGAGTGCTGTGATTTACCGCTACATCACGCCACCCCAAACTCAATCGAGCTACCAAGCCCGACTCGTTTTGATCGAAGACTTCTTACAAGGCTTTTACATGGAAGCGCTGAACGCCTTCCGGAGAGAGTCGCAGTTGGGAGCCGAATACACGCCCAAAACCACGCTAGAGCTTGCGGAATACATGGCGTTCACCGAGCGTTATGGCAAGCGTCGTATTCCCCTACCCGGACACCGGAACCAACAGCTGATCATTTTGCGCGCACAGACCTTTTCTCAGCAGCAGCCCATCGAAACTCTCGTGGATTTGGAGCAAGCCGCAGAAGGGTCGATGTCAGAATCTGAGAATCCTTGGAATATGGCCTCAATTCAGCAAGTCCGCGAGCAAATGGTCGCGCAAGAACCCGAATTAGCTGAAGATACGTTGCGGCAATCGGTTGTCAAAGAATTGATTGCTTATCTCGAAGAACGGAAGCAGCATGACTGTATCGACTACTTTACGTTAAGACTTCAAGATTTACCGGCCAATGAAATTGAAGCAATTTTGGGCTTAACCCCGCGTCAACGGGATTACTTACAGCAGCGATTCAAATATCATTTGATTCGATTTTCGTTCTCTCACCATTGGGAGCTGGTGCATCAATGGCTAGAAGCCGATTTAGAGCGTAATCTGGGACTCTCCAATCGACAGTGGAAACTGTTACATCAACGGGCAACGAACTCTCAAGCTGAACTGCTTCATCTCAAGCAACAAAAATTACCCGAGAGCACGATCGCTCAACGGTTAGGTTGCACGGTGAATCAAGTTCAGAAACAATGGTTTAAACTCCTTGAGCAAGCTTGGGAAATTCGTAATGACCAAGATTCCGGAGGAACGCTCTCGGCTGATGAATAG